The sequence CACCCACTGACTAAAAGtctgtcaacaaaataaaagaattttgaaTCTGACTTCgactttgtgtacatttttttctaggCATAGTTACGACAAATTACACGTATATCTGGAATGATTATTTGACTTTGTTGAACACACACTGGATTGAACTGCTGCCACTTCAAGTCGAGTcaaatttatttgtcaaatctacaatatgtgccagacatacagaacatttgaaaatacttttctcTCCGACCCACGGTGCAATATATGCACTAGTCttatctggatgaatgagtGGGCATAATAAATATTGCCAGtacaacatcaagggtcccaTACGGTGGCCGGGAAGTGCAAAACAACATTACAAAGTctgaaacacttttacaaagatcgagacaaatttacatttaaaaaacaaattaacaaaatgcaaaacacttttacaaagaacaaaacaaatttacatttaaaaaaaacaaattaacaagactcaaaacacttttacaagtcCCGAAACAAATTTACAAACGACAGATTCTTCACGGAAAGGGAATGTACCACACACCGGAAGTGACACGAAGTAATACGGAAGTGACACGGTGTTGTTGGTGAGCGCGGGCAATTCGCGTTGTAGTTGTGGAGTAAATGGCGTAAATGAAGTTTATGGTGACCGAACATGGACTGCGACCGAGGGATATTTTGCCCGTTTTGTGgcaaacacatgaacacattaacGCGGTTTTGCTTTACGTGTGGCCGGTGTTTGGAGTTTCTGAAAGACGCGGACCAGACggaaacacttgaaacacaGGCGTCGTCTCGCCAGCCGGACAGTGTTAATCAAAGTAAgtgtagcaaaacaaaaaatgctatCTATCTGGGGCCATGTGAATAAAAGTCAGTAATGCTATGATTTTCTTGAGCGGCTgctgactttctattttgaaacgGAACTCTGTCCATTTCAGCCGAACATCCATGCCCATCATACAAACAGTTCATGGAGTACAGAAGCTCCAAGTCTAAAGAACGACAGGCTTTTAACTACGGACCAAAACGAAGAAATAGgcctaaagaaagaaaaaacgtcCAGGTAAGTTTGACCGTCCTATACAATTTTGCAAAGCtctatatgtatttgtgtgtatgtgtatatttattttacctacgtataaattatttatatatttattttactagATAAACGTAGGATTGATGGTGCCACATGGAACTGATGGAACTGATTTAAAACCTCTAAGAGGGAAAACGCTCCCGGAATTTACAGACCCAGAAGTAGCAGCACCTGATCTACTGAAACAAGCTGTGcagaaaatgagaacatttaacAAGGACATGCACGAAGGACCTTATGTCCTTTTGTATCCAGACTGCTCAGAGGTGGTCCATGTGCCCGGGTCAGAAAGGCCATTCAAATTGGCAgaatataaaaaggaaatagGAAAGGCATATTCCAGGATCACTTTTTTCATTTGCCTAGAAAAACACTATAAAGGAGGTTAGTGGATCTCatgatttcatatttttttacatgtttagaTACTCTGCTGGAGAATAGATAATGGttgtttgatttattattttcagtggATGATACCTCAGACTCTGATtctgaaattgtcatcacaACAAGGAGCAGAGCCGAATTCAATCAAGCTGACACTTTGGTACATTAGTtacttctcttttttaaaatatgtatgtatttatgtaaatatttgtattctATTACTTTATTAGATGTACATTGGATTTTAAGCATAAAATATGTCCTGGTCAATATTTTAGTGGTAAAAGTGgcttgttttgattattttgcgGTACTATTATACAGTAACACATACAACTATTCAGCATTGATTTATGCTGTATGTGGTAATGGAACAACAATAGAAGCTATTGATAATTTTATCAATTTCCTCTCAGGTTTTTGAACCAAAAAATCGAAGTACTCCTAAACACAAACTAGAAGATGAAAGGTAGGTGTTGCACGCTTGGACACAAAGAAACTTTCTGGCTTGCATGGgttgaaattattttagttCTTGACtggaaataataattaattttattggGTTACAGTGCTTTCAACCGGGTAGAGTGCTATTTAGCAGATATTTCACTACTCATTCACATacacattaaacatttatattGCTATTTTTGGAGATGTATTTTCCACTTTTGCTCACCTGGAAATACAGAAACCCTGCACATGAGCTCAACGTTGCTACATGCTATTGACTGTTTCTGTAACTTGCTCCCTACCTAAAGGACACACAGCTGCCTGTCTGAGCTTTACTTAACAGAATAAACCTACAGAAATACAGTTTCTCTTTCAGGTTTATAAACACAAATGGCACAAATTAACCAAACTATTAAAAAATATGAGAATGATCCAGTCCATCCATATGTCCCACATCATTGTGGGTCTCACATAGACCTTTATTGAATTGGCGCAGTCAACCTGAACCAattaaacaaactttttttctgaactTTGTCAGGGAGTCAAATAGATGTAATGAGAGACAATGTTTTTTATCTAGTGATAATCAACCAATAGGAATTTGGGCTGCATACATAATGTTTACATGATTTGACTATTGTACGCTGGAAGGACACTTGCTGGTTTTAAGATGTCCACAACACCCACTCTAGCCCAAAGCACCCTGGCCACTAGAAAAGACCCACCTACTACTATGTGTTACTCAAAACTACATTATAGTCTTTATCATGGAGCtaatcattttgtgtttttatcatgtttCAGACAAGCACCAGGACATTCAACAATTCAGCCAGGACAGGTAATAAGGGAGACTGTGGCTGCATGACATTTCTTGCTtccaatgttgttgttgtttcagacattttaatctgtttttcagATAGTAATATCTGATGCTGAGGATCTGGATCAACCTGaaacaaatccagaaaaaaattcTTGCTAcaggtaagtaaaaaaaaataaaataatgactgACATAATTTATATTTACTGATTACATGGGGAAGGCATTTTTGTTTGTAAGATGTTTTAACATGGAAATGGTCATTTCCAACAGTAAATACACAGACCTGTTTTCACCCAATGTTGAGCCAGAGGATGAAGAGCCTGTTGCTGTCAATGTGAAGAATATCCAACACACAGCAATGTAATATGACAGCTTTTGACTATAGCACTCCATTATTTTACAGTGCAATAGTTCTGGTATATCTGGAATATTCACAAATGAAGTCACTTTTTGTCATTACAGGGAGGAGACGGACATTTCATTACCTGACATCGTGGCAAACCTGTCGCTACCTATTgatcataaaaaagtcagtCGGTTCAACATCTCAAGGGCTAATGTTTGGGATGGGGCAGTCAGAGGTTTCAAGCGTACAACATATTCTGAAACCTGTGACATGCTGGTCAAATTCACTGATGATACTGGTGTTTTGGAAGAGGGAATTGACACGGGTGGTCCAAGATGAGAGTTTTTAACTCTACTAATGAAACACCTAAAAGACCGGCCCATTTTTGATGGACCAGAAGGACATCGGTTCTTGGTCTACAATGCAAATGGTATGCATATGGGTTAGATGTGTACTATAAGCCTATAGTACACATCTAACCCATACTACTAATGGTTGGTTAATGATCATTGACCATATATATCACATGACATATGCTtgtatattacagtatataatgcattttgttataattttgCATTATGACTTCATTCACAGCTGTTAGGGAGGATGAGTACTACCTGGCAGGAAAGATGATTGCTGTGTCAGTTGTGCATGGAGGTCCAGGACCCCATTTCCTGTCAGAAGATCTTGTACATTATCTTTCAGGCCAGCCTTCATTCAAAGcaccatttaatttaataactgATGAAGACATAGGGAAAGCTTTGCAAGAGGTGAGAATAGTATAAGGGCTACAGTATGGTAGGGCAGAGTTTTACATAGTTCCTGAAGTGTTTTGAGACAATGTTTAATTCCTATATCACGTGCAGAATTTGTTTCATTAATTTATTAGTCTTTGATGCTGTAAAATTACACCATGCTATGTATGTCATTAAAAATAGGCTAGGAGATATAGTGCATACAGTTATTGACTGGGGTTTTGCACACATGACATGAAATAGTGAGCAATCACCGTTGGGTTATTATTTGTTGGTCCacattcaagccacagtacttTACGTGAAAATCCATCTATGCATCCCGAAATGGCCAAACCGAATGGCTTAAGTTTATCATAACCATCTGCGTGCCACATATAGTTAGGTCCCATTGAGTGGTAGGTTCTTCTTGTAAACCTTCTGCGTGTTCTGCTCTCACACCCTCGAGGATTAAGCTCCCGGAGCAAATTCATCACATCATCTCTCTTCACTCGaagattgtacttttgtttaagTACCTGCCACATCGTGCGGTAGCCAAATAGTTGTCCAGGTCCACGAAGTTCCAATCTGATGGCGTTACTCACGGTGTTTGGAGAGGAATAATCCTTTCGGCGGTACAACCCGGCTTCGTTCAGTTTACTTTTAAGAGTCCTCAAGCTGATGTTTACACCGTGTAGGCTTGACATCATGTCCACAATTACAGCGTAGGAATGGCCCTCGTTGAAATACTGAACGCAATGATGCAGTATGTCCGGTGTTTCCGTCTGGTCCGCGTCTTTCAGAAACTCCAAACACCGGCCACACGTGAAGCAAAACCGCgttaatgtgttcatgtgtttgcCACAAAACGGGCAAAATATCCCTCGGTCGCAGTCCATGTTCGGTCACCATAAACTTCATTTACGCCATTTACTCCACAACTACAACGCGAATTGCCCGCGCTCACCAACACCACCGTGTCACTTCCGGTGTGTGGTACATTCCCTTTCCGTGAAGAATCTGTCGTTTGTAAATTTGTTTCGGgacttgtaaaagtgttttgagtcttgttaatttgttttttaaaatgtaaatttgttttgttctttgtaaaagtgttttgcgttttgttaatttgttttttaaacgtAAATTTGTCTCGatctttgtaaaagtgtttcagACTTTGTAATGTTGTTTTGCACTTCCCGGCCACCGTAGTCCCAGGGagccgaaggacaatgccatgggtcccagggacccgaaggacaatgccacgggtcccagggagccgaaggacaacgccacgggtcccagggagccgaaggacaacgtcaagggtccctaggacccgaaggacaacgtcaagggtccctaggacccgaaggacaacgtcaagggtcttcgggtccctgggacccgaaggacaacgtcaagggtcccagggaacccaaggacaatgccatggttcccagggacccaaaggacaaagtcaagggtccttgtgacccaaaaggacaccgtcaagggtcccagggacccaaaggacaatgccacgggtcccagggacccgtaggacaatgccgtgggtcccggggacccgaaggacaacacaagggttaaatacagctttaaaagcctgaaaacaattcaatatagctctacttttaagcccttaattttaaaaccgtacatcagaatgctctgaaattaccttagagacacacTAGATAcaaccttttattttaaaactgtacataagaatgctctgaaattacctgagagacacagtggataggtgatgtctcccccagacttggaatgaagctggaataacgtcagtattcctttttagagtagcctgaaaaagagaaaataatgcctttaaccgccttaaaaaacgtcaatagagctgtacttttaacccttgtattgtcctttgtgtcacagggacatgGTTAGCTTATGTGACCTTTTGTACTAGCCAGCCGTTCTGCTTCGGGGTCCCGAGACACCGCtttcattccatgtcaaatactatcgtggcctcatcctttgggtctcagagacccTGCTGTTTTATGTTTCATGCCATTATACGTACGTCCCACAACTGCCGTGGCGCCCCCATCCTccggggtcccggggacccgaaggacaacgtcacgagtcccagggacccgtaggacaatgccatgggtcccagggacccgaaggataacatcaaagggtcttcgggggtgtgtgtgtgtgtgtgtgtgtgtgtgtgtgtgtgtgtgtgtgtgtgtgtgtgtgtgtgtgtgtgtgtgtgtgtgtgtgtgtgtgtgtgtgtgtgtgtgtgtgtgtgtgtgtgtgtgtgtgtgtgtgtgttccaaacAGATTCAAGCTTTGTTCGTGGCCTCGTCCACACGGGCCAAGAGGCTACGGGCGAACACACTCGGCACAGTATTAGGCCCGCGTGCAGCTTTCAcagatgtatctcttgcagccaccGCAAACGATCTGTGATTTGCGGTCCTTTCTCTCCGGACAGAGCTGACACcgcttccttttgctttgcacccTCGGTGTGTCCGGTTCAGAATCCCCATGCTCCTCTAGGCCCCTTGTGACTGTGCCACCGCTGTCGCCatcgccaccaccaccacaggacCTCCTCGCCATGACGACGGCTTTGACAAGCGCGGCGGACGCCTCCGTGCGAGGCAGACGCCGCCGTCTCTCGATGGGCGGATTCACAAGCGCCCTTCCCAACTGCTCAAGGAACGCCCTCCTCTTGTTGAGCTTGCCGCGCATCCCCTCGGCCTGAGCTCtcgccacagcacaaaggcgttgtaagcggacacgtcgaggatgttgtggaagaCGGCGAGGGGCCAGCGCGCCGTCTTCCTGCGGCAGCTGTACATGCCCACgagcttgtccaggttgtccacgccgcccttggtgtggttgtagtggaggatgATGTCGGGTTTGGCTTGCCTGCCGGTGCCAACACGCGCATCCCCCGTGTGCAgcgtgctcagcagcaccacgttcctgtgcctcttgggcacgtaggacaccagagtggcgaCGGGCGTATAGAcaaacttggacgagaagaccgcacggccctaggtggcgagcaacgcccccggcagctcgggcttgtttttgcaCATCGTGCCCACCACGGTGAGGCGCCGCTCGGCGAGCAGCCGCTGGGCCAGTGCATACGAGGTGAAAAAGTTGTCGCATGTCACGTTACGTGGGCCCCTCAGGCCCGAGGTCAGGTCCAGCACCACACGGGCACCCAGATTCCTCTCGGGCGTGCCGCTCACGGACTTGCCCGTGTAGAGCTGCATGTGCCAAGCGTAGCTGGAGCCGGCGTCGCAGGCCACCCACGACTTGAGTCCGTACCGGGCGGGCTTGCTGGGCATGTACTGGCGGAAGGCGCAGCGACCTTGTGAAAGtggcgtgtccaaacaagaagatggaacacgatggatagagatggaagaaaaaatttaacacaaacacatactgttttttatgtttattgggGACCAATTTTTTAACCATCATTTGTGGGGACCACCCTTTCTAAAGGTGCTAGAGGTATGAAAAAAATCAGGTATATTCACCACAGCCTTGTTAGCTTATACACAACTTTAAACATCTGAATTGATGAAGTAATGACTTCACTATCACATTTGGGGACGAGTAAAAAAACGAATTAACATTGTGGGTGGGATACTTACATAATTCACACAAATTATATCGTTATTAGCGGGGACTTtgcaacaaataaattaaataaagatttAATCTACAAATTGAATCAATTAGAATGAAAAGATGCATACAAAGtacaataataaatgtttttattcagaTTATCTTAGTTGTTTATAAATAACATAGATATggagcattaaaaaaaagatgagtgATTCCAACCATCACTTTTGCATATCATACATCTTCAGGTCATAGCAAAAcatatgattgattgatattgCTAACTTTAATAGGAATATTTAAGAGAATCAAGTAATTATTAATTGATCTCTCCTTCCTAACCGGTCAAGGCAAATGGCTGTAACCATGGAGACGGGTCTGTTTGACATGCCTGCATGTTAAAAGAAAGGTTTAACACATAAATATTGCATCTTGCTGTTGCTCATGGAGGAATTGATTGAACTTTGTTAATCATAAATTCTTGGAATGTGATCTAGACATACTCTGTACAAAAGCATAACTTATTATGATTTGGCActataaacaaataaagcaatAAAATGCTAGCTACTCATGTACAAAAGATTTAAAGAGCAATTATCTGGAtattttccaaatcaaa comes from Etheostoma spectabile isolate EspeVRDwgs_2016 chromosome 3, UIUC_Espe_1.0, whole genome shotgun sequence and encodes:
- the LOC116687080 gene encoding uncharacterized protein LOC116687080; this encodes MDCDRGIFCPFCGKHMNTLTRFCFTCGRCLEFLKDADQTETLETQASSRQPDSVNQTEHPCPSYKQFMEYRSSKSKERQAFNYGPKRRNRPKERKNVQINVGLMVPHGTDGTDLKPLRGKTLPEFTDPEVAAPDLLKQAVQKMRTFNKDMHEGPYVLLYPDCSEVVHVPGSERPFKLAEYKKEIGKAYSRITFFICLEKHYKGVDDTSDSDSEIVITTRSRAEFNQADTLVFEPKNRSTPKHKLEDERQAPGHSTIQPGQIVISDAEDLDQPETNPEKNSCYSKYTDLFSPNVEPEDEEPVAVNVKNIQHTAMEETDISLPDIVANLSLPIDHKKVSRFNISRANVWDGAVRGFKRTTYSETCDMLVKFTDDTGVLEEGIDTGGPR